A section of the Desulfuribacillus stibiiarsenatis genome encodes:
- a CDS encoding RNA polymerase sigma factor, with protein sequence MISEEIVNLAKQGDREALVVILKNSENAIYQTAYYLTKNEADAKDLTQDTLLRVYQKFHTYQGQASIKVWVQRITTNIFLDKVRKKKAQLFSLDNEAYQYIPDEGYSVEEQVEGQMKSQEVREAVQKLPEQYKLVVVLRYLQDMTYKEIADILEIPENTVKTHLFRARKHLKELLRTSMCGGVS encoded by the coding sequence GTGATCAGTGAAGAAATCGTTAATCTAGCAAAACAGGGCGACCGTGAAGCGCTGGTTGTCATTTTGAAAAATAGTGAAAATGCAATCTATCAAACTGCATATTATTTAACGAAGAACGAGGCAGATGCGAAGGATTTAACTCAAGATACTCTTTTACGAGTCTATCAAAAGTTTCATACCTATCAGGGTCAAGCTTCTATTAAAGTATGGGTACAGAGGATTACAACCAATATCTTTTTAGATAAAGTTCGAAAGAAAAAAGCTCAACTGTTCTCCCTTGACAACGAAGCTTATCAATATATTCCAGATGAGGGATACAGTGTTGAAGAACAGGTGGAAGGCCAGATGAAAAGCCAAGAAGTACGTGAAGCCGTACAAAAGCTACCAGAGCAATATAAACTTGTCGTTGTGTTACGCTATTTGCAAGATATGACGTATAAAGAGATAGCTGATATCTTGGAGATACCTGAGAATACAGTAAAGACCCATCTCTTCCGGGCACGAAAACATCTTAAAGAGTTACTACGAACTTCAATGTGTGGGGGGGTGTCATAA
- a CDS encoding Gmad2 immunoglobulin-like domain-containing protein — protein MHCEKYEVNIQRYLDNDLTEAEIAELLQHLEECPACKQEYDEFQKLHQQLLELPQVTMEDSCIDDILSRIDSGEIIQQNKQMEEKPSTEDVVKQRPLFNRYKQYLAPVAIAASILIAILISNGSFLNGDPYAGEAPRVMEDLELSMEAIPSPADPANEFTNDGRDARNFSLSIAEEQSHMKKFGVDRSLLKDMMFKTEDINRAPRVIQTWVESSKDIFAGQSYALNGKTYIFVSLGKKTTSGFAVNIDKVYVLEDALYIFTKIKEPRFNEVVTETTSYPTALVVVDGEYQNVNFNDWQGAEIEVWIPEIYGIESISEFQQSSSELIKVASPQANATLKDSIMIQGIARTFDATVYYRVITEKQEELASGSFFATKGIPDWGYFEQEIFFELPQNLASQAYVELYELSLRDGGKLGTVTIPVKLENTEDRQAIQQKHWVSYLVKAIDSGKQRIQVEQLSVDARDIKAPNMIDMKNIPIIRDISTDKVNTAVKHAAFADIQLNTEIGALFTPEGKLIQIYIFD, from the coding sequence ATGCATTGCGAAAAATATGAAGTTAACATTCAACGGTATTTAGATAATGATTTGACAGAAGCGGAGATTGCGGAGCTTTTACAGCACTTAGAAGAATGTCCCGCTTGTAAACAAGAATATGATGAATTTCAAAAACTGCATCAGCAATTACTCGAACTTCCGCAAGTGACAATGGAAGATAGCTGTATTGATGACATTTTAAGTCGAATTGATTCAGGGGAAATAATACAGCAAAATAAGCAAATGGAAGAAAAGCCCAGTACAGAAGACGTAGTGAAACAACGACCGTTGTTCAATCGATATAAGCAGTATCTAGCACCAGTGGCAATTGCTGCTTCGATTCTGATTGCCATACTCATAAGCAATGGTTCGTTCCTAAATGGCGACCCATATGCAGGGGAAGCACCTCGGGTCATGGAAGACTTAGAGCTTTCGATGGAAGCTATACCAAGCCCAGCTGATCCTGCTAACGAGTTCACTAACGACGGCCGAGATGCTCGTAACTTCAGTCTTTCGATAGCAGAAGAACAAAGTCATATGAAAAAGTTTGGTGTGGATCGATCATTACTAAAAGACATGATGTTTAAGACAGAAGATATCAATCGTGCACCACGTGTCATCCAAACTTGGGTTGAATCATCCAAGGATATCTTCGCGGGACAATCCTATGCACTGAATGGAAAAACATACATTTTCGTTTCTTTAGGGAAGAAAACGACATCTGGTTTTGCGGTAAATATAGACAAAGTATACGTTTTAGAAGATGCATTATACATCTTCACAAAGATTAAAGAGCCTAGATTTAATGAGGTTGTGACAGAAACAACATCGTATCCAACAGCATTGGTGGTTGTGGATGGAGAGTATCAAAATGTGAATTTTAACGACTGGCAAGGGGCAGAAATAGAAGTTTGGATTCCAGAGATTTATGGTATAGAATCGATATCAGAATTCCAGCAGTCTAGCTCTGAACTCATTAAAGTAGCATCTCCACAAGCGAATGCAACTCTTAAGGATTCAATTATGATACAAGGCATTGCACGAACTTTTGATGCGACAGTCTACTATCGTGTCATTACAGAGAAGCAGGAAGAGCTTGCGAGTGGATCGTTCTTTGCTACGAAAGGGATTCCGGATTGGGGATATTTTGAGCAAGAAATATTCTTTGAATTACCGCAAAATCTTGCATCACAAGCGTATGTAGAATTATATGAATTAAGCTTACGAGATGGCGGGAAACTTGGCACGGTGACCATACCTGTAAAATTAGAAAATACTGAGGATCGGCAAGCGATACAGCAGAAACATTGGGTTAGCTATCTAGTCAAAGCAATTGATTCTGGCAAACAACGGATTCAAGTGGAACAATTATCAGTGGATGCTAGAGATATTAAAGCGCCGAATATGATTGATATGAAGAACATTCCGATAATCCGCGATATTTCAACAGATAAAGTAAATACTGCAGTAAAGCATGCAGCGTTTGCGGATATCCAGTTGAACACAGAAATTGGTGCGTTGTTCACACCCGAGGGAAAGCTAATACAAATATATATATTCGACTAA
- the mce gene encoding methylmalonyl-CoA epimerase: MKQLPTIDHIGIAVEDLDDAKYLYESLLGFQYIGTFTVPNQRVKVGILQAANIRIELLQAIDEDSVIHRFIQQKGPGIHHIALEVSDMQHTIKTLKEKNIELLEPVHAKGVNHSQIVFIHPKSMSGVLLELCQ, from the coding sequence ATGAAACAATTACCTACTATTGATCATATTGGGATTGCCGTTGAAGACCTGGACGATGCGAAATATCTTTATGAATCTCTATTAGGTTTTCAATATATAGGTACATTTACTGTTCCAAATCAAAGGGTAAAGGTTGGAATTCTTCAGGCAGCAAATATCAGAATCGAATTACTGCAAGCAATCGATGAAGATAGCGTAATCCATCGATTTATACAGCAGAAGGGACCAGGTATACATCATATCGCTCTAGAGGTATCTGATATGCAGCATACGATCAAAACATTGAAAGAAAAGAATATTGAATTACTCGAGCCTGTACATGCGAAAGGTGTCAATCATTCACAAATTGTCTTTATCCATCCTAAATCAATGTCTGGGGTGTTATTAGAGCTATGCCAGTAG
- a CDS encoding acyl-CoA carboxylase subunit beta, which produces MDKMREKIRILCDQDSFEEINAFVTSRMSQGVYKQNSMGDGVITGYATIANRKVFIYGQDFTFCGGSLGEMHGKKIAHLYELAEKCGSPVIGLIHSGGARINEGVLALDSYGHIFRKNVELSGKIPQISIILGPCAGGAVYSPALTDFVCMVENQSQMFITGPKVIEVISGEKIIANDLGGTNIHANSSGVCHLVRESEEEMFHSIQQLLEYIPQNHQEYPRNIEYIGELYNEMLEACIPYEKNKTYDMRNIVLELMDNHRFFEIQATYAKNIMIGFGRVGGHTIAIVANQPKYRAGGIDIDASDKAARFIRFCDCFNIPILTIIDVPGFIPGQQQEALGIIRHGAKLLYAYAEATVPKISLVVRKAYGGAYVALNSKSIGADMVFAWPTAEISVMGPQGLQAIMKDTKNSPDSDPMIAASYGLIDEIINPNETRRKLKSALMCLQTKSNPQKHSKKHGNIPL; this is translated from the coding sequence ATGGATAAAATGAGAGAGAAAATTAGAATATTGTGTGATCAAGATAGTTTTGAAGAAATTAATGCATTCGTGACATCAAGAATGAGTCAAGGCGTATATAAACAAAACAGCATGGGGGACGGTGTAATCACGGGTTATGCAACCATAGCGAATCGAAAAGTGTTTATATACGGACAAGATTTCACCTTTTGTGGCGGATCATTAGGAGAAATGCATGGCAAAAAAATTGCGCATTTATATGAGCTCGCGGAGAAATGTGGCTCTCCAGTTATCGGACTCATACACTCTGGGGGTGCAAGAATTAACGAGGGTGTCTTAGCCCTCGATAGCTATGGCCATATTTTTCGCAAAAACGTTGAATTATCAGGGAAAATACCGCAGATATCAATTATTCTAGGCCCTTGTGCTGGGGGAGCTGTTTACTCACCTGCTTTAACGGATTTTGTATGTATGGTAGAGAATCAAAGCCAGATGTTTATTACCGGACCGAAAGTCATTGAGGTAATATCTGGTGAAAAAATCATTGCCAATGATTTAGGTGGAACTAATATCCATGCCAATTCCAGTGGAGTGTGTCATTTAGTGCGAGAATCAGAAGAAGAGATGTTTCATTCGATTCAACAATTACTTGAATATATACCGCAGAATCATCAAGAATATCCTAGGAATATAGAGTACATAGGGGAACTCTATAATGAAATGCTAGAAGCATGTATACCATATGAGAAGAATAAGACTTACGATATGCGGAATATTGTATTAGAGCTAATGGATAATCATAGGTTTTTTGAAATCCAAGCAACCTATGCGAAGAACATTATGATTGGTTTTGGAAGAGTAGGTGGTCACACGATTGCCATAGTTGCCAACCAACCAAAATATCGAGCAGGTGGAATTGATATTGACGCATCCGATAAAGCTGCAAGGTTTATCAGATTCTGCGATTGCTTCAATATACCGATTCTTACTATTATTGATGTTCCAGGCTTTATTCCTGGTCAGCAACAGGAGGCACTAGGGATTATCCGACATGGAGCGAAGTTATTATATGCTTATGCAGAGGCTACTGTACCTAAGATCTCGCTAGTTGTAAGAAAGGCATATGGAGGCGCATATGTAGCTTTAAATAGTAAGAGTATTGGTGCAGATATGGTATTCGCTTGGCCAACAGCAGAAATATCTGTTATGGGACCTCAGGGTTTACAAGCTATAATGAAAGACACTAAGAACAGTCCTGATTCTGATCCAATGATAGCTGCTTCATATGGACTTATTGATGAAATCATAAATCCAAACGAAACAAGAAGGAAACTTAAAAGCGCCTTGATGTGTCTACAAACAAAATCAAATCCACAAAAGCATTCAAAAAAACATGGGAACATCCCATTGTAA
- a CDS encoding M20/M25/M40 family metallo-hydrolase — protein sequence MINEKRLLEQFLALVKIDSETRNERLIVNELLEIIQNMGYNAVEDDSATKAQVGAGNIIVTIPGTKKAKSIMFTAHVDTVVPGKNIQPVVKDGYVYSCGKTILGSDDKAGVAAILEMAHVIREQQMEHGNILIILTVGEECGLLGSKNINRDLLKADMGVALDSNGNVGRIVIQGPVQKTLQATITGKAAHAGVNPEDGISAIEIAAEAIYHMPLGRIDKESTANIGIIEGGKATNIVCESITLKGEARSLNREKLARQISAMEAELHKATEKRGATIALDIIEEYPEFSFTEQDEEIKIVKKAMENIGVIPELVGSGGGSDANIFNGYGIRTLNLGIGMENIHSVNERIEIEQIYQASRLLVEIVKVVADHDR from the coding sequence GTGATCAATGAGAAACGACTTTTAGAGCAGTTTTTAGCATTGGTAAAAATCGATAGTGAGACTAGAAATGAGCGTTTAATCGTCAATGAGTTATTAGAGATAATTCAAAATATGGGATATAATGCAGTGGAAGATGATTCTGCTACAAAAGCACAAGTAGGAGCAGGGAATATTATTGTTACAATACCTGGAACGAAAAAAGCGAAGAGTATTATGTTTACAGCACATGTGGATACAGTAGTACCAGGTAAGAATATTCAGCCAGTCGTTAAGGATGGGTATGTGTATTCTTGTGGAAAAACAATATTAGGCTCAGATGATAAAGCAGGAGTAGCAGCAATCCTTGAAATGGCGCATGTCATTCGTGAGCAGCAAATGGAGCATGGAAATATACTTATAATCTTAACAGTTGGTGAGGAATGCGGTTTATTAGGGTCTAAGAACATCAATCGCGATCTTTTGAAAGCTGACATGGGAGTTGCCTTAGATAGTAACGGGAATGTAGGGCGAATTGTAATTCAAGGGCCAGTGCAGAAGACTTTACAAGCAACAATCACAGGAAAAGCTGCCCATGCAGGAGTAAATCCTGAAGATGGAATTAGTGCAATTGAAATTGCTGCTGAAGCGATTTACCACATGCCCTTAGGTAGAATTGATAAAGAATCGACAGCTAATATTGGAATCATTGAAGGAGGCAAGGCAACCAATATCGTCTGTGAATCGATAACTCTCAAAGGCGAAGCTAGAAGCTTAAATCGAGAAAAATTGGCCAGACAAATTTCAGCTATGGAAGCTGAACTTCATAAAGCAACGGAAAAACGCGGAGCTACTATAGCTTTAGATATTATCGAAGAATATCCAGAGTTTTCGTTTACAGAGCAGGATGAAGAAATAAAGATTGTGAAGAAAGCTATGGAGAACATTGGAGTTATCCCTGAGCTCGTGGGTAGTGGCGGCGGAAGTGATGCTAACATCTTTAACGGATATGGGATTCGCACACTAAACTTGGGTATAGGTATGGAGAATATTCATTCCGTCAATGAACGTATTGAAATTGAACAGATATATCAAGCATCTCGATTGCTTGTGGAAATTGTCAAGGTTGTTGCTGATCATGATAGATAA
- a CDS encoding NUDIX domain-containing protein — protein sequence MEEKRIKRQPVFDGKLIKVYQDTVLLPNGKEANREVVEHPGAVAVLAIDEQGQIIIVKQYRYPMAQISLEIPAGKLEENEDPLECAKRELTEETGYIANAWKKIMTPYTSPGFANEVIHIYLAQQLEQIGASPDEDEFVECIHITLEDALHMIDTQEIRDAKTITALLWWSTQNSHFQTEMNILAESMER from the coding sequence ATGGAAGAAAAACGCATAAAACGCCAACCAGTTTTTGATGGGAAATTGATAAAAGTGTATCAGGATACAGTACTACTTCCCAATGGCAAAGAAGCCAATCGTGAGGTCGTCGAACATCCAGGCGCTGTAGCAGTATTAGCAATTGACGAGCAAGGGCAAATCATAATAGTGAAACAATACCGTTACCCAATGGCACAAATATCTTTGGAAATTCCCGCGGGAAAATTAGAAGAGAATGAAGATCCACTAGAATGTGCGAAACGCGAGTTAACAGAAGAAACAGGATACATAGCAAATGCATGGAAAAAGATCATGACGCCTTATACTTCCCCTGGGTTTGCCAATGAAGTAATCCATATCTATCTAGCGCAGCAACTTGAGCAAATCGGTGCAAGCCCTGACGAGGATGAATTTGTAGAGTGTATTCATATAACGTTAGAAGACGCCTTACACATGATAGACACACAGGAAATACGAGATGCAAAAACGATTACAGCGCTATTATGGTGGAGTACACAAAATTCCCATTTTCAGACAGAGATGAATATATTGGCGGAGTCTATGGAAAGGTGA
- the spoIIM gene encoding stage II sporulation protein M, with protein MISRIFQSTHRFVSNHILIFIFLLVLFSISILFGTLVVQALQSNQKNELYMYFNSFIKYSHQHQLSTNQILWEALGQNIKFIGLLWILGLSVIGLPFIILVVFVKGFSIGFTTTFLLEQYSYQGMKLALGAILPQNLIMVPVTILVGVSGIVFSIQLIQNRIVQAGEPLFSKFLQYILIMVISIVLVLLASMYEAYLAPYFYKLLEFV; from the coding sequence ATGATTAGTAGAATCTTTCAATCGACACATAGATTTGTCAGTAATCATATACTTATCTTTATCTTTCTTTTGGTGCTTTTCTCTATTAGTATCCTCTTTGGTACACTTGTGGTACAAGCATTGCAAAGCAATCAAAAAAACGAGTTATATATGTATTTCAATAGTTTTATTAAATACAGTCATCAACATCAATTATCTACCAATCAAATCCTATGGGAAGCCCTTGGCCAAAATATTAAATTTATCGGTCTTTTATGGATCCTCGGTTTGTCAGTGATTGGATTGCCATTTATTATATTAGTTGTATTTGTGAAAGGATTTTCGATTGGATTTACAACAACGTTTTTGCTTGAACAATACTCTTACCAGGGCATGAAGTTAGCGTTAGGGGCAATATTGCCACAGAATCTAATTATGGTACCAGTCACTATATTGGTAGGAGTGTCAGGCATAGTATTTTCCATACAATTAATACAAAATCGTATCGTACAAGCTGGCGAACCATTGTTTTCGAAATTTTTACAATATATATTAATTATGGTTATAAGTATTGTGTTAGTCCTGCTTGCGTCAATGTACGAAGCATATTTAGCACCATATTTTTATAAACTCTTGGAATTTGTTTGA
- a CDS encoding Fur family transcriptional regulator — MNEKLHEIKKMLQEDGYKLTPQREATVRILLEKDKEHLSAEDIYMLVKDKAPDIGLATVYRTLELLSELRIVHKLNFGDGVARYEITSDDEGHHHHHIVCLECGKLEEFEDDLLEEIEKRIESTKNFQIVDHRLSFFGYCKDCKDKPKSERPKMKIE, encoded by the coding sequence TTGAATGAGAAACTACATGAAATAAAGAAAATGTTGCAAGAAGATGGTTATAAACTTACTCCACAACGGGAAGCAACTGTCCGAATTTTACTAGAAAAGGATAAAGAACATTTAAGTGCAGAAGACATTTATATGCTAGTGAAAGACAAAGCCCCAGATATAGGACTAGCTACTGTGTATCGTACATTAGAATTATTAAGTGAGCTGCGTATTGTACATAAGTTGAATTTTGGTGATGGAGTAGCTAGATATGAAATCACCAGCGATGATGAAGGACATCATCACCACCATATTGTTTGCCTGGAATGTGGGAAGTTAGAAGAGTTTGAAGACGATTTATTAGAGGAAATTGAGAAAAGAATCGAGTCTACTAAAAATTTCCAAATAGTAGATCATAGACTTAGCTTCTTTGGATACTGCAAAGACTGCAAAGACAAGCCTAAGAGCGAACGCCCGAAGATGAAAATTGAATAA
- a CDS encoding c-type cytochrome yields MIYVLGSYSASSSSLRYEENVSIPPEIQEIHISEFQPTNICKASIETEVTTNTGQDLFNKNCRNCHDLVPQLTVSFESRQVNLTPLPIDQAVQVINYGQGHMPVYGHILSDQEIEILYLYLKDILKEHLFTLKQEIY; encoded by the coding sequence GTGATTTATGTTTTAGGTTCTTACTCAGCGTCTAGCTCTTCTCTTCGATACGAAGAAAACGTTTCTATTCCACCTGAGATTCAAGAAATACATATTTCTGAATTTCAACCAACGAATATATGCAAAGCATCTATAGAGACAGAAGTTACAACGAATACAGGGCAAGATCTCTTCAATAAAAATTGTAGAAATTGTCATGATCTCGTCCCACAACTCACTGTATCTTTTGAAAGCCGCCAAGTAAACTTGACTCCACTACCCATTGACCAGGCTGTTCAAGTCATCAACTACGGCCAAGGACACATGCCAGTTTACGGGCACATTCTTTCTGACCAGGAAATCGAGATTCTATATTTATATCTAAAAGATATTCTCAAAGAGCACTTATTTACCCTCAAGCAGGAAATCTATTGA
- a CDS encoding DUF4227 family protein produces MFFVTFFTLTFVIYLVLNLTVGYIMPYDRYQEPYGRAVKVASHEDSTQPMERVLYHWKHFMIYGE; encoded by the coding sequence ATGTTTTTTGTAACTTTTTTCACATTAACGTTTGTCATCTACCTAGTACTGAATTTAACAGTAGGATATATAATGCCGTACGATCGCTATCAAGAACCGTATGGGAGGGCTGTTAAAGTCGCTTCTCATGAAGATTCGACGCAACCAATGGAGCGCGTTCTCTATCATTGGAAACATTTTATGATATATGGTGAATAA
- a CDS encoding site-specific tyrosine recombinase, translating to MNTYCTIELEKCVEDFFEYLTQERNLAKNTLDSYSRDIKQYILFVNTNGMSSQWHGKRAVYDYLKLLQKMGRAAATVNRNLVSLRAMFQYLLRKQIVEQDPTLDFESTKVEKKQTSALTIEEINEILVKPDMSTSMGVRDKAMLELLYATGLKVSELVALNIFDINITSGYIYCRSTGKERIIPMGKNATLAQEQYLQERRRHFLRSDEEQAFFLNNHGQRLSRQGFWKILKKYSDIADISKEITPHSLRQSFATHLIESGADLHAVKEMLGHSDIASTQVYKHHVKLKLKEVYSSHHPRA from the coding sequence ATGAATACCTATTGCACAATAGAATTAGAAAAGTGTGTCGAGGACTTTTTTGAATATTTAACACAAGAAAGAAACCTTGCTAAGAATACATTAGACTCCTATTCGCGTGATATTAAGCAATACATCCTATTTGTAAATACGAATGGTATGAGTAGTCAGTGGCATGGGAAACGTGCTGTCTATGATTATCTTAAATTACTTCAAAAAATGGGTAGAGCAGCGGCTACTGTAAATAGGAACCTAGTATCTTTAAGGGCGATGTTTCAATATTTATTGCGTAAGCAAATTGTTGAGCAAGACCCAACTTTAGACTTCGAATCTACGAAAGTAGAGAAAAAACAAACATCAGCTTTAACAATTGAAGAAATTAATGAAATTCTAGTAAAGCCTGATATGAGCACTTCTATGGGAGTACGTGACAAGGCGATGTTAGAATTGTTGTATGCAACAGGTCTTAAAGTTTCAGAACTTGTTGCCTTGAATATCTTTGATATAAATATCACTTCAGGATATATTTATTGTCGTTCAACAGGTAAAGAAAGAATTATCCCAATGGGTAAGAATGCGACTTTAGCGCAAGAGCAATACCTACAAGAACGAAGAAGACACTTTTTACGATCTGACGAAGAACAAGCCTTTTTCCTCAATAATCACGGTCAACGATTATCCAGACAAGGGTTTTGGAAGATTCTAAAAAAATATTCAGATATTGCAGATATTAGTAAGGAGATTACACCCCATTCGTTACGTCAATCATTTGCAACGCATCTGATTGAAAGTGGTGCTGACTTACATGCTGTAAAGGAAATGTTAGGTCACTCCGACATTGCCTCGACGCAAGTATACAAACATCACGTGAAACTAAAACTAAAGGAAGTATATAGCAGTCATCATCCCCGAGCTTAA
- a CDS encoding phosphopentomutase, with amino-acid sequence MKRFERVILLVLDSVGVGALPDANKYGDESANTLANVATYVKGLHLPNLQALGLGNIISIQGLQLSEEPQGHYGKMAEASVGKDTTTGHWEIAGLKTDIPFNTYPNGFPEEIIKPFCEAIGRNILGNKTASGTDIINELGEEHMRTGAPIVYTSADSVFQVAAHEQVIPLDELYRICKVARELLVGEYSVARVIARPFIGSANAFQRTPNRKDLSVLPPQPTILDHVVESNHEVIGIGKIYDIFGGQGVSTSYKTVSNYHGLEVLEQELMKDTKGLIFTNLVDFDMMFGHRNDPVGYAKALEEVDDFIPRILRNLNDTDLLIITADHGCDPTHAGTDHTREYVPIIVYHNNIAVGNDLGIRSSFSDIAATISEALQVKRPANGTSFYANI; translated from the coding sequence ATGAAAAGATTTGAAAGAGTCATTTTGCTGGTTTTGGATAGTGTTGGAGTGGGTGCACTTCCTGATGCGAATAAATACGGGGACGAAAGTGCGAATACGTTGGCAAATGTCGCGACATACGTAAAGGGATTACATTTACCTAATTTACAGGCACTTGGGCTAGGGAATATCATTTCTATACAGGGATTACAACTAAGCGAAGAGCCACAGGGACATTATGGGAAAATGGCAGAAGCATCTGTCGGGAAAGATACAACTACAGGACATTGGGAGATTGCAGGGTTGAAGACGGACATTCCTTTCAATACGTATCCGAATGGCTTTCCAGAGGAGATTATCAAACCTTTTTGTGAGGCGATTGGTAGAAATATTCTAGGAAACAAGACTGCTAGTGGAACGGACATTATTAACGAACTAGGCGAAGAGCATATGCGAACAGGAGCGCCAATTGTATATACTTCTGCTGATAGCGTGTTCCAAGTAGCTGCGCATGAACAAGTGATACCATTGGATGAGTTATATCGTATATGTAAAGTGGCGAGGGAGCTATTAGTTGGCGAGTATTCTGTTGCAAGGGTTATAGCCAGACCATTTATTGGTAGTGCTAATGCCTTTCAACGGACACCGAATCGGAAGGATTTGTCCGTATTGCCCCCTCAGCCTACAATCTTAGATCATGTGGTAGAATCGAATCATGAAGTGATTGGAATAGGAAAAATATACGACATTTTTGGTGGACAAGGGGTTTCGACAAGCTATAAAACCGTTAGCAATTATCACGGTTTAGAAGTGTTAGAGCAAGAACTCATGAAGGATACGAAAGGCCTTATATTTACGAATCTCGTTGATTTTGACATGATGTTCGGCCATCGTAATGACCCAGTAGGGTACGCAAAGGCTTTAGAGGAAGTAGATGATTTTATACCTAGAATCCTTCGGAACCTAAATGACACAGACCTGTTAATCATCACAGCAGATCATGGTTGTGATCCTACACACGCAGGTACGGACCATACGAGAGAATATGTTCCGATTATTGTCTATCACAACAATATAGCGGTAGGAAACGATTTAGGGATTAGAAGTTCTTTCTCAGATATTGCTGCTACGATTTCGGAGGCATTACAAGTGAAACGACCAGCCAATGGAACAAGTTTTTACGCTAATATTTAG
- a CDS encoding purine-nucleoside phosphorylase translates to MTYIEQLNEAVEYIQSKLTQKPEVALILGSGLGVLADNIQGIELPYNEIPHFPVSTVEGHKGQFVIGELEGKQVIAMQGRFHYYEGYDLAAVTFPIRVLKLLGVDTMIVTNAAGGVNKEYQPGDLMLIADHLNLTGQNPLIGHNLNQFGPRFPDMSNAYDKQLREKAKVIAESQGLHVREGVYAGMTGPSYETPAEIRMLRTIGADAIGMSTVHEVIIGVHSGIKVLGISCISNMAAGILPQPLSHQEVIETTERVKNHFIQFVRSFIANM, encoded by the coding sequence ATGACTTATATCGAACAATTAAATGAAGCAGTTGAATATATTCAAAGCAAACTCACTCAAAAGCCAGAAGTTGCATTGATTTTAGGCTCTGGACTAGGAGTATTAGCAGATAATATACAGGGAATAGAACTCCCTTATAACGAAATACCGCACTTCCCAGTATCTACTGTTGAAGGGCACAAAGGTCAATTCGTGATTGGAGAACTTGAAGGCAAACAGGTCATAGCCATGCAAGGAAGATTTCATTACTATGAGGGGTACGATTTAGCAGCAGTAACTTTTCCAATTCGTGTGTTGAAACTGTTGGGAGTAGATACAATGATTGTGACAAATGCTGCTGGTGGGGTGAATAAAGAATACCAACCAGGGGATTTGATGTTGATTGCAGATCATCTTAACCTGACAGGGCAAAACCCTTTAATAGGCCATAATTTGAATCAATTCGGACCTCGCTTTCCTGATATGTCAAATGCATATGATAAGCAACTAAGAGAAAAGGCTAAAGTCATTGCCGAATCTCAAGGACTCCATGTAAGAGAAGGAGTGTATGCTGGAATGACGGGGCCTAGCTATGAAACTCCAGCAGAAATACGTATGCTCCGAACAATCGGCGCAGATGCCATTGGGATGTCGACAGTACACGAAGTCATTATTGGTGTTCATAGTGGGATAAAGGTGTTAGGAATATCATGTATCTCAAATATGGCTGCTGGAATTTTACCGCAACCATTATCGCATCAAGAAGTGATTGAGACAACAGAACGAGTGAAAAATCATTTTATACAATTCGTTCGAAGCTTTATTGCTAATATGTAA